One window of Nocardia sp. NBC_00508 genomic DNA carries:
- a CDS encoding TetR/AcrR family transcriptional regulator, producing the protein MPKTSDAPAQKGLPGRKAQAARNDGLILEAARAVFLADATAPIAAVAERAGVGISALYRRYPSKEALLRTLCYDGLRRYNAEADAALEDSDGWRGLVGFLERVVDADVHSLTVHLAGTFTPDESILPDVQHSGVVTEELVRRAHAIGKLRPDVTPQDLGLILESCAAIAVPSRERTVQLRRRVLAMLVAGLSADGDLPGPPPAPDEFAWRWTRR; encoded by the coding sequence ATGCCGAAGACATCCGACGCCCCAGCTCAGAAGGGTCTGCCCGGCCGCAAGGCGCAGGCGGCCCGCAACGACGGCCTGATCCTGGAGGCCGCCCGTGCGGTGTTCCTGGCCGACGCCACTGCCCCGATCGCCGCCGTCGCGGAACGCGCGGGCGTCGGTATCAGCGCGCTGTACCGGCGATATCCGAGCAAGGAGGCGCTGCTGCGTACGCTCTGTTACGACGGCCTTCGTCGGTACAACGCGGAAGCTGATGCGGCGCTGGAGGATTCGGACGGCTGGCGCGGACTGGTCGGCTTCCTGGAGCGGGTGGTCGACGCGGACGTGCACTCACTCACCGTGCATCTCGCGGGCACCTTCACCCCGGACGAGTCCATCCTGCCCGACGTGCAACATTCCGGAGTGGTGACCGAGGAGCTCGTTCGCCGCGCCCACGCCATCGGCAAGCTGCGTCCAGACGTCACCCCGCAGGATCTGGGACTGATCCTGGAGTCCTGCGCGGCCATCGCGGTGCCGAGCCGGGAACGCACCGTCCAGTTGCGCCGTCGGGTGCTCGCCATGCTGGTCGCCGGGCTCAGCGCGGACGGTGACCTGCCCGGCCCGCCGCCCGCGCCGGACGAGTTCGCCTGGCGCTGGACGCGGCGATAG
- a CDS encoding type II toxin-antitoxin system Phd/YefM family antitoxin yields the protein MGKAAEQFNIHDAKTHLSRIIERVEHGEEIVISRAGHPVAKVVPLVRRANRGGRGSLRGKLVLDPDWDTEETNASIARDFGLLP from the coding sequence GTGGGGAAAGCGGCTGAGCAATTCAATATCCACGACGCGAAGACGCATCTGTCGCGGATCATCGAGCGGGTCGAGCACGGCGAGGAGATCGTGATCAGCCGCGCAGGCCATCCGGTCGCGAAGGTGGTGCCGCTGGTCCGCCGGGCGAATCGCGGGGGTCGCGGATCACTGCGGGGGAAACTCGTTCTAGATCCGGACTGGGACACCGAAGAGACCAACGCATCCATCGCCCGCGACTTCGGCTTGTTGCCATGA
- a CDS encoding bifunctional glycosyltransferase family 2/GtrA family protein, whose translation MTETVTVAATERTEGTGAPVLDVVIPVYNEETDLGVCVRRLHAYLRDGFPFPARITIADNASTDDTLQVARLLAGELGDVRVVHLAAKGRGRALRAVWERSDALVVTYMDVDLSTDLNALLPLVAPLITGHSDLAIGTRLDSASRVVRGPKREIISRCYNLLLKASLRVQFSDAQCGFKAMRADVARRLLPLVHDGEWFFDTELLVLAERVGLRIHEVPVDWIDDPDSRVDIIDTARKDLRGIWRLGRALTAGALPLQELRRAVGREPLVPGVPLGMVGQLVRFAIVGVLSTLAYLLLYVVLQPFTGAQVANSAALLITAVANTAANRAFTFGVRGSTGVVSHQFQGLAIFGIGLTLTSGALFALHQWAPGASVHLELSVLVLANLVATLVRFIGLRWVFRDGADPAGRRARSRALAEPRSTATAASKSAPIAFGRAGDHR comes from the coding sequence ATGACCGAGACTGTGACCGTCGCGGCGACGGAACGAACCGAGGGCACGGGGGCGCCCGTGCTGGACGTGGTGATACCTGTCTACAACGAAGAGACCGACCTGGGCGTGTGCGTGCGCAGGCTGCACGCCTACCTGCGCGACGGGTTCCCCTTCCCGGCGCGCATCACGATCGCCGACAACGCGAGCACTGACGACACGCTTCAAGTCGCACGCCTGCTCGCCGGGGAGCTGGGCGATGTGCGCGTAGTGCACTTGGCCGCCAAGGGGCGCGGCAGGGCGCTGCGGGCGGTGTGGGAACGCTCCGACGCGCTGGTGGTCACCTACATGGACGTCGACCTGTCCACGGACCTGAACGCGTTGCTGCCCTTGGTCGCACCGCTGATCACCGGGCATTCCGACCTGGCCATCGGCACTCGGCTCGACTCCGCCTCCCGCGTCGTGCGCGGACCCAAGCGCGAGATCATCTCTCGCTGCTATAACCTGCTGCTGAAAGCCTCACTGCGCGTGCAGTTCTCGGACGCGCAGTGCGGGTTCAAGGCGATGCGGGCCGACGTGGCGCGACGCCTGCTGCCGCTGGTGCACGACGGGGAGTGGTTCTTCGACACCGAACTGCTCGTGCTCGCCGAACGGGTCGGGCTGCGCATCCACGAGGTGCCGGTGGACTGGATCGACGACCCGGACAGCCGGGTCGACATCATCGACACCGCGCGCAAGGACCTACGCGGCATCTGGCGGCTCGGTCGGGCGCTCACCGCCGGCGCGCTGCCGCTGCAGGAACTGCGCCGGGCGGTCGGCCGGGAGCCGTTGGTGCCCGGCGTGCCGCTCGGCATGGTGGGACAGCTGGTGCGGTTCGCGATCGTCGGCGTGCTGAGCACGCTGGCATATCTGCTGCTGTACGTCGTGCTGCAACCGTTCACCGGGGCGCAGGTGGCGAACTCGGCGGCGCTGCTGATCACGGCGGTGGCGAACACCGCTGCCAACCGGGCCTTCACCTTCGGGGTGCGCGGCTCGACCGGGGTGGTCTCGCACCAATTCCAAGGTCTGGCAATTTTCGGGATCGGATTGACGCTCACCAGCGGTGCACTGTTCGCGCTGCATCAGTGGGCGCCGGGCGCCTCGGTGCATCTGGAGCTGTCCGTGCTGGTACTGGCCAATCTGGTGGCGACGCTGGTGCGGTTCATCGGGCTGCGCTGGGTGTTCCGCGATGGCGCGGACCCTGCCGGACGTCGCGCCCGTTCCCGTGCACTCGCCGAACCTCGCAGCACGGCTACGGCCGCCTCGAAATCCGCTCCCATCGCATTCGGCCGTGCAGGTGACCACCGGTGA
- a CDS encoding TetR/AcrR family transcriptional regulator: protein MTRSGPRPDEAPRKRVDARTERWREHRRKVRAEFVDAAFRALDKIGPEVSMGDIAKEAGAAKPKLYRHFEDKADLYNAIVDRLRDLLWEQIVASFDLTSDSARDLVRRGAAEYVLVVSQHPNVFRFILHSHFTQRSDDSGRALQSARQSAKRAAELFAGASGDESVPIASAELVIYSIFGAVASATDWWLGANRLETPTMPIEQFVAYLAEIISALVAANARVIGILIDADRPLHLAVSRR from the coding sequence GTGACGCGTAGCGGCCCGAGACCGGATGAGGCGCCGCGTAAGCGTGTCGACGCTCGCACCGAGCGATGGCGCGAGCATCGGCGGAAGGTTCGAGCGGAGTTCGTCGACGCGGCGTTCCGTGCGTTGGACAAGATCGGCCCCGAAGTCAGCATGGGCGATATCGCCAAGGAGGCCGGCGCGGCGAAGCCCAAGCTGTATCGCCATTTCGAGGACAAGGCCGACCTCTACAACGCGATCGTCGACCGCCTCCGCGACCTGCTCTGGGAACAGATCGTCGCGAGTTTCGACCTGACCAGCGATTCGGCGCGCGACCTGGTCCGCCGCGGTGCGGCTGAATACGTGCTCGTGGTGTCACAGCACCCGAACGTCTTCCGGTTCATCCTGCACAGCCACTTCACCCAGCGTTCCGACGACTCCGGCCGTGCGTTGCAATCGGCCAGGCAGTCGGCGAAGCGCGCCGCCGAGCTGTTCGCGGGGGCATCCGGCGACGAGTCGGTACCGATCGCGAGCGCGGAACTCGTCATCTATTCGATTTTCGGTGCGGTGGCATCGGCCACCGACTGGTGGCTCGGCGCGAACCGGCTGGAGACACCGACCATGCCGATCGAGCAGTTCGTGGCCTACCTCGCCGAGATCATCTCCGCGCTGGTGGCGGCGAACGCGCGGGTCATCGGCATCCTCATCGATGCCGACCGTCCGTTGCACCTTGCCGTTTCCCGTAGGTGA
- a CDS encoding NAD(P)-dependent oxidoreductase codes for MKIAVFGATSTVGRLVVERALQEGHEVTAFTRSAASVGQQHVRLRVVEGDVLDPDSVQRAVEGQDAVLISLGNGRKGVVRAGGTKAIIEAMNRTGVKRLICQTTLGVGDSKGNLNFLWKYVMFGLLLRPAYADHVLQEEYVRAGDLDWTIVRPSAFTDGPRTGNYRRGFPAGERGLTLKIARADIADFMIEQLTDTTYLRQAPGISH; via the coding sequence ATGAAAATCGCAGTCTTCGGAGCCACCAGCACCGTCGGACGCCTCGTCGTCGAGCGTGCCCTGCAGGAGGGACACGAGGTCACGGCATTCACTCGCAGCGCGGCGAGCGTCGGGCAGCAGCACGTGCGGCTGCGCGTGGTGGAAGGCGACGTGCTGGACCCGGACTCGGTGCAGCGTGCGGTGGAGGGGCAGGACGCGGTGCTGATCTCGCTCGGCAACGGCCGCAAAGGTGTCGTGCGGGCGGGCGGCACCAAAGCGATCATCGAGGCGATGAACCGCACCGGCGTCAAGCGGCTGATCTGCCAGACCACCCTCGGCGTCGGCGACAGCAAGGGCAACTTGAACTTCCTCTGGAAGTACGTGATGTTCGGGCTGCTGCTGCGTCCGGCCTATGCCGACCATGTCCTGCAGGAGGAGTACGTCCGGGCCGGCGACCTGGACTGGACCATCGTGCGGCCGAGCGCCTTCACCGACGGACCGCGCACCGGCAACTACCGGCGCGGTTTCCCGGCGGGCGAGCGTGGTCTCACCTTGAAGATCGCCCGCGCCGACATCGCGGACTTCATGATCGAGCAGCTGACCGACACGACGTACCTCCGGCAGGCGCCCGGCATCTCCCACTGA
- a CDS encoding type II toxin-antitoxin system VapC family toxin yields the protein MSLLLDTHVVLWWLSGDPALSDEINDRLDHDPDVYLSAATVWEVAVKQAIGKLEGPKDLPERICDSGFIPLPIDHGHAVMAGRLPLIHRDPFDRILIAQARCASLTLVTRDPYFEKYEVDILAV from the coding sequence ATGAGCCTGTTGCTGGACACCCACGTCGTACTGTGGTGGCTGAGTGGCGACCCCGCACTATCCGACGAGATCAACGATCGGCTGGATCACGATCCGGATGTGTATCTGAGCGCGGCCACGGTCTGGGAGGTCGCCGTCAAGCAGGCCATAGGCAAGCTCGAGGGCCCGAAGGACCTGCCCGAACGCATTTGCGACAGTGGATTCATTCCGCTGCCGATCGATCACGGGCATGCGGTCATGGCTGGACGGCTTCCCTTGATCCACCGGGACCCCTTCGACCGAATACTGATTGCCCAAGCACGCTGCGCGAGCCTCACCCTTGTCACCCGTGACCCGTATTTCGAGAAATACGAGGTGGACATCTTGGCGGTGTGA
- a CDS encoding glycosyltransferase family 39 protein produces MTATLTMPPPPVASRPKSELRWEYPALAVLLIGTAVAYLCNLSANGWGNSFYSAAAQAGSVSWKAFFFGSSDAANSITVDKPPASLWLMELSVRAFGLNSWSILVPEVLLGVATVALVWATVRRPFGPAAGLLAGLVLAVTPVAALMFRFNNPDALLVFLMVAAAWAMTRATEDGRWRWLVLTGTMIGFGFLTKQLQVLLVVPALALTYLIAGPPKLGKRIVQLFAAGAAMVVAAGWWLLAVELWPASSRPWIGGSHENSILELTLGYNGFGRLNGNERGSVGPGGELPAGGNGMWGNTGITRLFEPAQGGQIAWLIPAALVALVVGILLRGRAVRTDPQRAALILWGGWLLVTGLVFSFMAGIFHQYYTVALAPAVAALAGAGVVLFWRERNQLSVRLASALAVGLTTATAWMLLSRSPDWQPWLRWTVLVVGVLAALAVAFPAPRRLAVVSALAVAFTGLAGPVAYAVDTIATPHAGSIPSAGPNVAMHGNRPPWGEGMTGIGGRPQDGPGTNRRAGAPQTPDGRSAGSGPMPGMGPQGAMPGNRLPVPPPDGRPQGATPDGQAPQGAGPNQGMPGGATGDGGPGPNGGGGIGGLPGASEPSAQVVSLLEQNGGDYTWVAAAIGSNSAAGLQLATELPVMPIGGFNGSDPSPTLEQFEQYVAEGRIHYFIGGGRGVPGSSSSSPSAQITQWVQENFTATQVDGVTLYDLTAIH; encoded by the coding sequence GTGACGGCGACACTCACCATGCCACCGCCGCCGGTCGCATCGCGGCCGAAGTCCGAACTCCGCTGGGAGTACCCGGCGCTGGCGGTGCTGCTGATCGGCACGGCGGTGGCCTATCTGTGCAATCTGAGCGCGAACGGTTGGGGGAATTCGTTCTATTCCGCTGCGGCACAAGCAGGTTCGGTGTCGTGGAAGGCATTCTTCTTCGGGTCGTCCGATGCGGCGAACTCGATCACCGTGGACAAACCGCCCGCCTCCCTGTGGTTGATGGAACTGTCTGTGCGGGCGTTCGGGCTGAACAGCTGGAGCATCCTGGTGCCGGAGGTGTTGCTCGGCGTCGCCACCGTCGCGCTGGTGTGGGCTACGGTGCGCCGACCGTTCGGCCCGGCCGCCGGATTGCTCGCGGGGCTGGTGCTGGCGGTGACTCCCGTCGCGGCGCTGATGTTCCGGTTCAACAATCCGGATGCGCTGTTGGTGTTCTTGATGGTCGCCGCGGCGTGGGCGATGACGCGGGCGACGGAGGACGGTCGCTGGCGCTGGCTCGTGTTGACCGGCACGATGATCGGATTCGGCTTCCTCACCAAGCAATTGCAGGTGCTGCTGGTGGTGCCCGCATTGGCGCTGACCTATCTGATAGCGGGCCCACCGAAACTCGGCAAACGCATCGTGCAGCTGTTCGCGGCGGGCGCCGCGATGGTGGTGGCCGCGGGTTGGTGGCTGCTGGCGGTGGAGTTGTGGCCCGCCTCGTCGCGTCCGTGGATCGGCGGCTCACACGAGAACTCGATCCTGGAGCTGACCCTCGGCTACAACGGGTTCGGACGGCTCAACGGCAACGAGCGCGGCAGCGTCGGGCCCGGCGGCGAACTTCCGGCGGGGGGCAATGGCATGTGGGGCAACACCGGCATCACGCGATTGTTCGAACCCGCCCAGGGCGGTCAGATCGCATGGCTGATCCCAGCCGCGCTTGTCGCGCTGGTCGTGGGAATCCTCTTGCGCGGCAGGGCAGTCCGGACGGACCCACAACGCGCCGCGCTCATCCTCTGGGGCGGATGGCTGCTGGTGACCGGGCTTGTGTTCAGCTTCATGGCGGGCATTTTCCACCAGTACTACACCGTGGCCTTGGCTCCGGCGGTCGCCGCGCTGGCCGGCGCGGGAGTCGTGCTGTTCTGGCGGGAACGGAACCAGTTGTCGGTGCGGCTGGCCTCGGCGCTCGCGGTGGGTCTCACGACAGCGACCGCGTGGATGCTGTTGTCCCGAAGTCCCGACTGGCAGCCGTGGCTGCGCTGGACCGTGCTTGTCGTCGGCGTACTCGCGGCGCTTGCCGTCGCCTTCCCCGCGCCGCGGAGGCTAGCCGTTGTCTCGGCGCTGGCGGTGGCGTTCACCGGCTTGGCCGGACCGGTCGCGTATGCGGTCGACACGATCGCCACCCCGCACGCCGGTTCGATCCCCTCGGCCGGGCCGAACGTCGCGATGCACGGCAACCGACCGCCGTGGGGCGAAGGGATGACCGGTATAGGCGGTCGACCGCAGGACGGCCCGGGAACGAATCGCCGTGCCGGTGCCCCCCAGACGCCGGATGGGCGGTCGGCGGGCTCCGGTCCGATGCCTGGAATGGGTCCGCAGGGCGCGATGCCCGGCAACCGGCTGCCCGTGCCCCCGCCCGACGGGAGACCGCAGGGCGCCACGCCCGACGGTCAGGCTCCACAGGGCGCCGGACCGAACCAAGGCATGCCCGGCGGCGCAACCGGAGATGGTGGTCCAGGCCCCAACGGCGGCGGTGGAATCGGCGGGCTCCCCGGGGCAAGCGAGCCGAGCGCGCAGGTCGTGTCCCTGCTCGAGCAGAACGGCGGCGACTACACGTGGGTGGCCGCGGCCATCGGCTCGAACAGCGCCGCGGGCTTGCAGCTGGCTACCGAACTCCCCGTCATGCCGATCGGCGGCTTCAACGGCAGCGACCCGTCGCCGACCCTGGAGCAGTTCGAACAGTATGTCGCCGAAGGAAGGATCCACTATTTCATCGGCGGCGGCCGCGGCGTCCCAGGCTCCTCCAGCTCCTCGCCCAGCGCACAGATCACGCAGTGGGTCCAGGAGAACTTCACCGCCACACAGGTGGATGGCGTCACCCTGTACGACTTGACAGCCATCCACTGA
- the thiD gene encoding bifunctional hydroxymethylpyrimidine kinase/phosphomethylpyrimidine kinase: protein MKLLPLPAEGQTPVRALTIAGTDSGGGAGIQADTRTMALCGVHALVAVAAVTVQNSVGVSGFHEVPPEIVADQVRAVVGDIGAGAAKTGMLASTAIIEAVAAVCQEVGIGRDGHIPLVVDPVAASMHGDPLLHIEALDALRNTLIPLATVVTPNLDEVRLLTGIEVDDEDSARRAAAALHKLGPRWAIVKGGHLRSSEYSTDLLFDGEQFLEFTAPRITTGNDHGGGDTLAAAIACALAHGYSVPEAVEFAKEWTYRCLAASYDLGAGHGPVSPLWRLHEH, encoded by the coding sequence GTGAAACTGCTGCCATTGCCCGCTGAGGGGCAGACCCCTGTCCGGGCGCTCACCATTGCCGGCACCGATTCCGGCGGAGGCGCCGGAATCCAGGCCGATACCCGCACCATGGCGCTGTGCGGGGTGCATGCACTGGTGGCGGTGGCGGCGGTGACCGTACAGAACTCGGTGGGTGTCAGCGGTTTCCATGAGGTTCCGCCAGAGATCGTGGCCGATCAGGTGCGCGCGGTCGTCGGGGACATCGGCGCAGGCGCCGCCAAGACCGGCATGCTGGCCTCCACCGCGATCATCGAGGCGGTCGCCGCGGTGTGCCAGGAGGTCGGTATCGGCCGCGACGGCCACATTCCGCTGGTCGTCGATCCGGTCGCGGCTTCCATGCACGGCGACCCGCTGCTGCACATCGAGGCGCTGGACGCGCTGCGCAACACGCTGATTCCACTCGCGACCGTGGTGACGCCGAACCTGGACGAGGTCAGGCTGCTCACGGGTATCGAAGTCGACGACGAGGACTCGGCGCGCCGCGCCGCGGCGGCGCTGCACAAGCTCGGGCCGCGATGGGCGATCGTCAAGGGCGGGCACCTGCGCTCCTCCGAGTACAGCACCGACCTGCTGTTCGACGGCGAGCAGTTCCTCGAGTTCACCGCGCCGCGCATCACGACCGGCAACGATCACGGCGGCGGTGACACGCTGGCCGCAGCGATTGCCTGCGCCCTGGCGCACGGCTATTCAGTGCCCGAGGCCGTGGAATTCGCCAAGGAGTGGACCTACCGCTGCCTCGCCGCGTCCTACGATCTCGGCGCGGGCCACGGGCCGGTGTCCCCGCTGTGGCGGCTGCACGAGCATTGA
- a CDS encoding GTP-binding protein, whose product MVIIYAMDSDLLPVTVLSGFLGAGKTTLLNHILANREGRRVAVIVNDMSEVNIDAALVAGQGHLDRTEEKLVELTNGCICCTLREDLIEAVARLARAGRFDQLVIESTGISEPMPVAATFDWEFEDGFRLGDIARLDTMVTVVDASTFLAEVARGQALAERNLQAGDGDARTIADLLVDQVEFADVLLVNKTDLVGAAAAGAVEATVRRLNPRAHVLRTSNGVVDLAEVLDTGRYNPLVAAEAEGWAEELAGGHTPETEEYGIRSLTYTADRPFHPLRLSEALDQLRGLLRSKGFCWIASRSTLAAVWSQAGPNLVFEPAAWWSSLEVSPGQEIVLIGIELDCDGVRALLDAALLTDAEFAEGPGAWAEYPDPFPAWGELHEHA is encoded by the coding sequence ATGGTTATCATTTACGCCATGGATTCCGACCTGCTTCCTGTCACTGTGCTGTCCGGCTTTCTCGGCGCGGGCAAGACGACGCTGCTCAACCACATCCTCGCCAACCGGGAGGGCCGTCGGGTGGCGGTCATCGTCAACGACATGAGCGAGGTGAATATCGACGCCGCGCTGGTCGCGGGACAGGGCCACCTCGATCGCACCGAGGAAAAACTGGTGGAGCTGACCAACGGCTGCATCTGCTGCACGCTGCGCGAAGACCTGATCGAGGCGGTTGCCAGGCTCGCACGCGCGGGGCGGTTCGACCAGTTGGTGATCGAGTCGACCGGGATCTCCGAACCGATGCCGGTGGCCGCGACCTTCGACTGGGAATTCGAGGACGGATTCCGGCTCGGCGATATCGCGCGGCTGGACACCATGGTGACCGTGGTCGACGCCTCGACGTTCCTCGCCGAAGTGGCGCGCGGGCAGGCGCTGGCCGAGCGGAACCTGCAAGCGGGAGACGGCGATGCCCGCACCATCGCCGATCTGCTCGTGGACCAAGTGGAATTCGCCGACGTTCTGTTGGTGAACAAGACCGACCTGGTCGGCGCCGCGGCGGCGGGTGCGGTGGAAGCCACGGTGCGCAGGCTCAATCCGCGTGCCCACGTGCTGCGCACCAGCAACGGCGTGGTCGACTTGGCCGAGGTGCTGGACACCGGTCGCTACAACCCGCTGGTCGCGGCCGAGGCCGAGGGGTGGGCGGAGGAACTCGCAGGCGGTCATACGCCGGAGACCGAGGAGTACGGCATTCGCAGCCTCACCTACACCGCCGACCGGCCGTTCCATCCGCTGCGCTTGTCCGAAGCGTTGGATCAACTGCGCGGTTTGTTGCGCAGCAAGGGGTTCTGCTGGATCGCGAGCCGGTCGACGCTGGCCGCGGTCTGGTCGCAGGCCGGGCCGAACCTGGTCTTCGAACCCGCCGCTTGGTGGTCGTCGTTGGAGGTGTCGCCGGGGCAGGAAATCGTCCTCATCGGGATCGAGCTCGATTGCGATGGGGTGCGCGCGCTGCTGGATGCGGCCTTGCTCACCGACGCGGAGTTCGCCGAAGGTCCGGGCGCATGGGCGGAGTATCCCGACCCGTTTCCGGCTTGGGGCGAACTGCACGAGCACGCCTGA
- a CDS encoding epoxide hydrolase family protein, with translation MTAITPFRIDVDQADLDDLRARLARTRWAEQIPESGDAYGVSVERVRHLVDYWRDGFDWRAVEAALNAYPQFTTEIDGQNIHFLHVKADQDNAFPLILTHGWPGTFVEFVDLIEPLTAAGFDLVIPSVPGYGFSGPTTEAGWNDARIARAWAELMRRLGYTRYGAVGNDGGASISPELARVAPDNVVGVHVAQVYSFPSGDPAELADLTEDEQQSLATLDWFVKNKMGFNVLQSQQPQTLAHAIMDSPAGLVGWNGQLLGPDLNDDFVLTNIAIHWLTGTAGSAIRHYYEKDKAERPTTPTTVPLALSGSTGDFHGIRRFAERDHNIVSWRTHDVFTHYLHHVAPALMAQEITEFFAGLR, from the coding sequence ATGACCGCGATCACCCCCTTCCGCATCGACGTCGACCAGGCCGACCTGGACGACCTGCGCGCCCGGCTGGCCCGTACACGCTGGGCCGAGCAGATCCCCGAGTCGGGCGACGCCTACGGGGTGAGCGTCGAGCGCGTCCGCCACCTGGTCGACTACTGGCGCGACGGGTTCGACTGGCGCGCCGTCGAGGCGGCGCTGAACGCCTACCCACAGTTCACCACCGAGATCGATGGCCAGAACATCCACTTCTTGCACGTGAAAGCCGATCAGGACAACGCCTTTCCGCTGATCCTCACGCACGGATGGCCGGGCACTTTCGTCGAGTTCGTCGACCTGATCGAGCCGCTCACCGCGGCCGGGTTCGATCTGGTGATCCCCTCCGTGCCGGGGTATGGATTCTCCGGGCCCACCACGGAGGCGGGCTGGAACGACGCCCGGATCGCTCGCGCCTGGGCAGAGTTGATGCGACGACTCGGCTACACCCGCTATGGCGCGGTGGGCAACGACGGTGGAGCGTCGATCTCGCCGGAGCTCGCCCGGGTGGCGCCGGACAATGTGGTCGGCGTGCACGTCGCGCAGGTGTACTCGTTCCCGTCCGGCGATCCGGCCGAGCTGGCCGACCTCACCGAGGACGAGCAGCAATCGCTGGCCACCCTGGACTGGTTCGTCAAGAACAAGATGGGTTTCAACGTGCTGCAATCACAGCAGCCGCAGACGCTGGCGCACGCGATCATGGACTCGCCCGCCGGACTGGTCGGCTGGAACGGCCAGCTGCTCGGACCGGACCTGAACGACGACTTCGTGCTCACCAACATCGCGATCCACTGGCTGACGGGCACCGCGGGTTCGGCGATCCGGCACTACTACGAGAAGGACAAGGCCGAGCGTCCCACCACGCCGACCACGGTGCCGCTCGCGCTCTCCGGCTCCACCGGCGATTTCCACGGCATCCGGCGCTTCGCCGAGCGTGACCACAACATCGTGTCGTGGCGGACGCACGACGTCTTCACCCACTACCTGCACCATGTGGCGCCCGCCCTCATGGCGCAGGAGATCACGGAATTCTTCGCCGGCCTGCGCTGA